A genomic stretch from Hemibagrus wyckioides isolate EC202008001 linkage group LG02, SWU_Hwy_1.0, whole genome shotgun sequence includes:
- the aurkb gene encoding aurora kinase B, translating into MQNKENREPRNLLTQTVRPLRDEMNSAAVMGTGPGRVPVKPSTQKKFSIEDFDIGRPLGKGKFGNVYLARERKLKVIVALKVLFKSQMEKEGVEHQLRREIEIQSHLRHPNILRFYNYFHDSSRVFLVLEYAPRGEMYRELQRCGRFSDQRTATFMEEIADALQYCHEKKVIHRDIKPENLLLGFRGELKIADFGWSVHAPSLRRRTMCGTLDYLPPEMIEGHSHDEKVDLWCIGVLCYECLVGNPPFEAENHSETYRRITKVDLQFPRVVSDGARDLISKLLRHSPSMRLPLKSVMEHPWVKANSRRVLPPVCQPKPTPSH; encoded by the exons ATGCAG AACAAGGAGAACCGTGAACCCAGAAACCTCCTCACTCAG ACCGTCAGACCTCTCAGAGACGAGATGAACTCTGCAGCTGTCATGG GCACTGGTCCTGGCCGAGTCCCAGTGAAGCCCAGCACACAGAA GAAGTTCTCAATTGAGGACTTTGATATCGGCCGGCCGCTGGGAAAAGGCAAGTTTGGGAATGTGTATTTGGCTCGAGAAAGGAAGCTGAAGGTCATCGTGGCGCTGAAGGTGCTCTTTAAATCCCAGATGGAAAAGGAAGGAGTAGAACACCAGCTCAGGAGAGAGATCGAAATCCAGTCTCACCTCAG ACATCCAAACATCCTGCGCTTCTATAACTACTTCCACGATTCGTCACGCGTGTTCCTCGTTCTGGAGTACGCACCACGTGGGGAGATGTACAGAGAACTCCAGCGCTGCGGCCGCTTCAGTGATCAGCGCACGGCCACG TTTATGGAGGAGATTGCAGATGCTCTTCAGTACTGCCACGAAAAGAAGGTGATCCACCGCGATATTAAGCCTGAGAATCTGCTGCTGGGCTTCAGAGGAGAGCTCAAGATTGCGGACTTCGGCTGGTCTGTCCACGCGCCGTCACTGCG aCGGCGCACCATGTGTGGCACTCTGGATTATCTTCCTCCTGAGATGATTGAAGGGCATTCTCATGACGAGAAGGTGGATCTGTGGTGCATCGGTGTGCTGTGTTACGAATGTTTGGTGGGAAACCCTCCTTTCGAGGCAGAAAACCATTCAGAAACATACAGACGCATCACCAAG GTGGACCTACAGTTTCCCAGAGTGGTTTCAGATGGTGCCCGTGATCTGATCTCCAAGCTGCTGAGACATAGCCCCTCCATGCGCCTGCCTCTGAAGAGCGTTATGGAGCACCCATGGGTGAAGGCCAACTCGCGCAGAGTCCTGCCCCCTGTCTGTCAGCCTAAACCCACTCCTTCACACTAG